Part of the Citrus sinensis cultivar Valencia sweet orange chromosome 2, DVS_A1.0, whole genome shotgun sequence genome, TTGGATATGCTTCTAACTGTGGGACAAAATCATGGTGTAACTCGTGTTCCCGGCATTTGTCTAATCTACTCCAATGTGATCTCAGGGGTCCCACCAATGTTTGCCCACTTTGTTACCAACTTTCCTGCCTTCCACCAAATCCTCATATTTGTTACTCTTCAGTCTCTCACAGTTCCATATGTTCCTCTCAATCAGCAATTTCATGTTAGCCGCATTGGGCCTCAAGAGTTCCATTTTTTCCATTGCATTGTCCGGTATGGTTATAAAGATGCTAGGAAGGAGATTTATGCTTTTGAGAGTCATTTGATAGATACTGTGGCTGAGTTTTTGCACACCAGCAGCAATGATTGGGATACTGGAGCCTCTGGAGGAGAAATGATTGTGAATCATCAGCAGTCAAGCCCACAGGTTGATGCTGTTGTTCCGAGAGTGGAAAATGGAAATGGTGGTGGAGCCATGCAGAAGAAGGTGAGATTTCGTGGTGTGGGATGCAACAACAGGGAACTGGAGGAACTAGAGGAGGCTAGGGAATCTGGTCTGGCATACATGATGGGCAATACGTGTGTCCTGGCAAGTGAAACATCTTCGTATCTGAAGAAGTTTGTAATTAACATTGTATATGGTTTCTTGAGACGGAACTGTCGGCGTCCAGCAACTGCCCTCGGGGTACCAAATGCATCTCTTATAGAAGTAGGTATGGTTTACCGCGTGTAATATCATCAATATCATTCTGCTTAGGTTGTAAAGAATATTAAACAAGGCGGAAAATGGTTGGATTAGTATCAGCCGGGCTCTGCCATGGCGCTAGATGGATTTTCAAGTTGCATGTCCTTAGGCAATGAGTTGGAAAGGATAAGAGACGAGGCATGGCATGGGGATTTACTAATTACAAACAGAGTATAGAATCTGACTGCAGTTTATTCACCGTTACAGTGACGGACATGTTTCTTTGATTTAGAAAATGCTTTTGAAATTGTAGGAAGGAATACGGAGAAACTAGAAAACTATTATAGAATGATGTAATtagttttctttcattatgtaattaattttttttttttggtacaaTTTCATAAGTTATGCTTTCAATAACAACTCATTATCCTATTTTTCCAACATGccaatgtaattaattaagagacgGCAAGccaagattttgaaaatataaatttaggaaataaagacaaaattatCCTTGGATAAAATTAGTAGTATTGCAAATAAAATCGGACATgcttatttttggaaaatgattcAAGTTGCAAATCAAATAGGCTCTTGTGCAattgaacaaattttattacggTTGGtgtcaaaaatataattgagaTTACAACCTCCGCTATTGCCCAATTGAgtcttctttttctattaCATTCACACTCGCACACGTTTAATAAAATAGAACAGAAGAACGCACAGTGTTACTCACAGGGACACAGTAACATTTGCACACACCCGGAGCAGAAGAGGGGAAAAACAATATCTGCACATGCTGAAGAAGCAAAACAATGAATTAATCAGAGTCTAGACGTTGGCTGAATTGTCAGGCTTGAATTtagtagcagcagcagcagcagcagcagcaggagAGGATGGGTAAGTGAATGTAGTAGCTTCACTGCCTGTGCCTGGCGGAGGCGCTGGCACCCCAAAAACTTGTGGATTGGTTCTGATATCTTGTCTTCCTCTAGCTCTTCCCAAGTAATAGCATCCAAATCCAAGCAACAGGCTGAACAAGATCAACGGCAGGGATATCACCACCACCATACCCatctttatttgatttgatgatCAGAAATCGCAGCAAAAGAGAGGTTTATATAAGAATAAGAGAATAAGAGAATAAGAGAGAGCTATGAATGGACTATGATGTTGACGATGATCTGGAGGTTTCGGATTCTCTCTTCCTTTAAAACAGGTTTCTTTCTCAACGGTTGGCTTAACGTTCAAGCTCTAACGGTTACTTTTATTGTTGGGCCAGTTACTTTCAGACAAGTGGCTAGATGCGCTGGATTTCATTCAAATGAAAGGAGCTTCggataataatagtaaaaataatactacTACAAGGTTGCTTTCTTGCGAATATGAGGAGAATTCTCATAAGAGAAAACAAGGTTAAATAAAGGTAGTTGTTAAGTTATATAATCATGTAATTTACATAAATCCAACACTTACTACTATTAACAcatatttagattttattgtttatatttttatattagtagtAGTAAATGTTGAGTTGATGTaagttatataattatgtaactTAGCAAGCACCTTAAATAGATATTGAGATGGCTATTCATCCCCGCAATTATAAAGGTATAGTATTTTGTTGATtcttgttataattttttttaaaaaaaaaaaagaccccATAGAGCCTTCTCATGGTGTATGGAGCCTTCTCATGGTGTTCGGATTCAACATGTGCCAAAAGCCCTCTAATCAGCCGACCCATTTTCTATCTAAACTAACTTTTAACTGAAAGCTatgatttcataatttttaaaccaGTGTAATAGAACATGAAGCGAAAAAGAAGATGGAAAGATgaagaataataatacaacATGCTTGTTACCTCAATACATTAATAAGGGTAATTAACGGTCTACAAAtacattttgtttgttattttgagGAGGacttgtttcattttatttacgTGCATTGATGTCTTCCCAAAATCAGAAGTTTTTAATGAACTTCGGGAATGTTGACTGCCACTCGTAGTCATATAACATTTGTTTGCGCTTTACATACGCATCGACTGTAATTGCTAGAAATAGCCCCGCAAGAGAAATTCAAGGCACGGTAAGAAGCAGATGATTCCTctgttggagaaaaaaaattcagtttttaagatttaaaaagaaaaatttttttaggatcgatttcatacaatatataagaattcataatttaaaaatcgtaccttaaaaatttgagaaaataaacaatcttTGCTTTTTTCTACAAAGTGATTTAAGCTCACAGATTACGATATGTCACTACCAcccctgttagatcacgatccgttaCCACAGCGCtggttagatcacgatccgttaCCACCACGCtagttagatcacgatccgttaCCACCACGCTAGTTAGATCACGATCAGTCACCAAATAATCTTTCGGATTATGATTcaggtttgatctgcacttgacgtgtgagGGCTTTTATCACCACTATAAGCAATTAGcagaagaaaaattttctctcaaatttagagagaaatttttttgtctctgatctgtataaagtggctgctcctgcttttggaaaaaaaataagcctttttatatctttatcTAGTGAAAATCTTAGActccaaaaaacaaaagtcacGATTACTTACTTTTTCTTGTCATAAgggcccaccttgtaaaataacataagatCCCTTAGAAATAAACACATTATATGGAGCCTcgcactaaataatatatttaaacttttaacccaaatagttagttatcttgcttattaatccagtagcggcgcaatcaattaaatgagctaacctgATAATCAAATTggtacatacaatagtggATACAATAATTAGACATATAATTAAACTagctaaattatttaattctaaatctactccactaaaagattggaactgacctccataattgtatgatATCCAAGATAGTGttctcgaataataattcgaacCATGctacattgatttctttactgcataatcatttgtaccacatcgttaattaaatcgatatctcaactgtctaatcgatttaataacatcttattccttgatacttattgattttctttaatgatcattttcaacatactaaatatgttgacacactctgactagagaattctattatCAAGTGCTGAAAACCCATTACCAGATGTGTCGTACAAATTTTACTttgttaatctataatttcaatactcataatttctcccaccaagatactgggtaatcttgaccacaagtgTGTGTTGCGCttattggtaactcaaatgtaataataattacaattatgaaatcataactaactcaagattaagattacagtaaaattaatagctatgagatttaataagtctgacagttatttcaaagttaattaaatcgcATATGTGATCCAGCTCAATGTAGTTAAActacatcagtaaattcatacatgattaagacaaatcattcaattaatttactacagtctaaacctaaataaagtgcccaactttatttatcaactgcgaacttaatttatttaatcataagataacttgtatttatgtcttctgtgaatccacatggtgatcacataaatacatataatatgattaaatagactttactaaaaaaattatgcaattaagatatttattacaattaaataaactatgCAATAgatagggatgacaaaaatctccacggggacgggtaccttcgcggattttccccattcggggagggtataagaataatttcatacacaatttcttattcggggaagggacagggaaaattttttacccaatttcttattcgagGAGGGGAcgaggatgaggtggaatccccatcccctacccatttccccattttaatttttaattttaattttattttttaaaattactagtaaataaattataaaatttgaattataaaattataaatattggtaaaaataacaaatatcaaaatatttatattattaaacttttaggcctaattaactaattaaagtcctaaatttttatttaggacattaaaaaaatcaggtaaattctattagcccaaaactttgttttaattttaatattcattaaatgttttaaacttaaatctatttttaatttatttttagatgttataattgcccacagcgaatcacaattttaatatctaatttaatctaacctaatctaatctaatctaatatttactcttgatttgctccgacttaattattgtgctgtaaagggaatagtccacatttataaagtgcccacgccaccattgaaaaagttaattttgaatctaaatttaattttatttgtaacaattttgtattagactattaatttattcacgatagtttgtaaaagaagtttgtatccaTTTCatgctgcgttacttactaatttaatgtatgtgacttttgtaatggatattaatgtaagatatatttcaaactgtactttttatttgaattttttattttaatatgattaactgaaaatcgaaaataaaaaatatattagttattcggggatcggggacccttGGGATCCCCTattattattcggggatcggggacccttGGGATCCCCtattattattcggggaggggatgaaaattctctcaagtaattctgacagggacggggaggggacggggacatacgcaaaatatcggagatgggtacggggagattgctcccctcccctcccctccccattgccatccctagcaATAAACTttactcaaaaaaattatttattacaattaaataaacacaaatgctttgaaagaatatattttcccaacaTCCTCCACCAGCACTAGGCTGTCTTTGTTTCAGAAACTAGCAAATAGTAAGATCACAGCAGCGAGCgacaaaaatatttctcacCTCCCTTCTGCTATGATAACAGCTAGCTGTGTGACATTTACTGGGAAGAGTAATGCATCAATTCCTTCACTATGATCGTCAACTGGATTTTCTCTTTGGCTTTTCTTCTTGCTGTTACTTCTTTTATTAGATGATGAAGGCGTTGGCGTGTCTTCGTTCAAAAAGCTTGCTGTTATATCTTTAAAATCCCAACCTGTCAAATAACTTGGCTTTGAAACAACTGTGCCAACTTCTATATCCCCAGCAAGCATGGCCACAACGCGTGACATTGGTGGCCTCATCATTGGTGATGTTTGAGTGCACAAGAGAGCTACTCCTATCACCCGAAGAGCTTCCTTGTCGTTAAACTCTGTTAATGTAGGATCTACAAGCCCGAAactttgattattttcatGGAGATTCCAAGCCTAGAAACATCATATAGACAATAATTCagataaagatttaaaaaattaagtttcttTAACCAGAAGAATGCAGAGATAAGAAAGGAAGAAAGCAGAATTAAGTTCAAGATTATTTTCTTCACCCATTCGAGAAGATAAATCTTTTCCATATCCAAACTTTTGTCAGAGCTTGCTCTTCCACTTATGATCTCCAACGCAACAACGCCAAAACTGAAAACATCGGCCTTCTCTGTCAAGTGTCCGCGCATTGCATACTCCGGTGCCAAATATCCACTACAAGATCAATAGTTATCGATCAAAATCTCCAAACTCCATTGTATCCAAAAATTGGAAGATAAGGCCTGTATTATGCACTatggaattatcatttttgGAAGAATGGTAAGAAGAAATGTTAAAGGAGATTACACGGTCCCTGCAACTCTTGTGCTGATGTGGGTTTTCTTGTCATCATACAGCTTTGCCAATCCAAAATCCGATATCTTGGGGCAGAGCTCTGCATCAAGTAAAATATTACTTGCTTTGACATCTCGATGTACAATCCTAGGCCTGGATTCTTCGTGAAGATAAGCCAGCCCTCTTGCTGTTCCCAAGCATATGCTGAACCTGGTAGGCCAATCCAGATGCAATTCATTGTCTCCTGCAGAAATGTTGGCTGCAGTGGTTAGAAATTTATGGAGTTACAGAAGGGCAAATTGACAATTCATTTATCTGCATGAGGTCTCACTGAGACATTGTCAATCAGCTTTAGGATAGTGATTGTGGCTAATTTGCAGTTATGGACATTGTCTAAACAATATATTCTggatttaagattacaaaataGATCATGCTATTTCCAAAAGTCAGTGACTCAGCACTTTCTTCTTTGAATTCTTTGCCTCAGCAACCAAGTTAAAACACGGCGTTTGCGCTATTTTCTACTACTTATTAGTAGTaagaatgaattgattatCATAGAGTAAGAATGAATTGATAATCATACCGAACAATACTTGATCGAGGCTTTTGTTTTCAAGATACTCATAAACAAGGAGGCGCCTGGCTCCTTCAATGCAGCATCCATACAATCTCACAAGATTGCGATGTTGCACTGCAGATATGGTAGCAATCTCATTTACAAATTGATTCTTCCCTTGGTGAGATGCTATTGAAAGTTGCTTCACAGCTATTACTCTCCCATCAGATAGAGTACCCTGTCAAGTACAACATttaacaatttgaaaaatatcccCTACATCCTAGTGAAAATTGCTTTGTTTTCTAGTTGCAATGTCAGGCTATGATCACCCATTGATGGCAAAGCCAGGATGCAAGACAACTATGAATTAGCTGTTACCTTGTACACAGGTCCATATCCTCCCTCTCCAAGCTTGTTTGAACGGTTAAAGTCTTTTGTTGCAGATCTCAACTCAGCATAGCCGAAAATGTTTGGTTTAGAGCCTATCCCAACTAGCACTGCAGGCCCAAACCAAGACAAAAATTATGGACAGAGTATAGGATGGGATACCATAACTGTTTGTGatatcaaaattacaaaataatgaagGATTTATATGACAAAAGATGAATTAAGTGGAACATCTACCAATATGGAATTACAAATTCATTGAGTTTCATGAACAAGCTTGCTACAACTACTATTACATATTGTTAAATTGTCAATGGACTCTTCTTACCTTCCTCATCATCGTTGTCTTTTTCTCTCCACAAGTAGAACATTATAGATATCACTATCAAGCCCAAAATTCCAAGAGGTACTGCAATGCCAACAATCAACCCTGTGTGGTTCTTATTCCCCGGAGTACTTGGGGGTAATCCACTTACAGATGGTTTGAAAGCTGAGCAGTAAAAACTCAGTTATTAGGAGCAGAGAAGCATGTAagccattttatttattatattccaTCTTAAATGAAGATTCACTCGAATCATATGCTTTACCTGAAACGACACTGAGAGCTGAAATTGCTGGTCCATAATTACCTTGTTTAGGTATGCAGCAGGTCCCTTTACCAGCCCAAAATAGGTGAATTTCGAGATGGTTTTCTGACACAGTAGCACTGAAGTTTTTTATAATAGCTCTGTTAGGCCCTCCCGCCTCCTTTGATATGTCAAAATCCTTCCACCGGAGAGTTCCCTAGAAGATCGACAATTAGAGatagaattattatttctcaatgcataaagagagagagagagagagagagagagagagagagagattgtaATCTCGGAATCACATGATCTCCGGCTCCAAATTTTTGGTTCAGGGCATTTGTTTACCTGAACATAGATATCAAAAACACGCCTTCCACGACTCTCCCACCTTTCTGTGCTTGGATCAGGAAAATTTGTTTCTGCGAATAACAAGCTTACATTATAAGGTCCATTCACAAGACCCAGGCCATAGTATCTAAGTGATCCGGCGGATATCCTTGACGTCTGATAAAGCTTTGGAGTCCTGGTGCCCGTCACTTGATCTTGAGTGTTTAGCACATAAGATGCATTTTCTCTTCCATTAAACAGACCCACTTTACTAACTGCCCATTTTTCTGTATTGGTCACAACAAAGGCCGATGCGCCAAGATATGAGTTATCACCCTCATACACTATGTTATCAGCTCTCATTTCTGGACTAGCACATTTGATTGAGAAGTTTGCATCTGCAAATGCAAAGACAAAAATCGCTAGCTATTTTCAGATTGAATTCCGACAtcaaatttcaacaatttttttgcaTAAAGGTCAATAACTGGGTAATAGGAAATCATTCAGGcagtgttttttttatttacacatCCAGCACgttacaaatatttttcaattctcATCACATGCAAACTCACTTTATCACATCAAAGCTTTTTAAAGCCAAGATGGCTTAATACACCAAATTTACAATGTAACTACTCTACAATTTCGACTGACAGTGGTAACAAAAATTATCCCCACTTGCAACAAAGCTACCTGAAGTCATATTTAAAACTTCTGTACTACTTCCTGCTCTTATTAAAGTTTTTTCCTCAGCAATTCAGAAGTATAGTTAGACAAGCGTTCTTTCTTCTTAAGTGTGGAGCCACAATAGCTTATGAAAATATGGTACTGCAAACAGCACAGAGAAGGCAGCTTACATTGTGGAGCATTTCTATTGCATGTGAAGTTCCTCTGAAGACAGTTCAATCCTGGAAAGACACTGGCAAGCACAGAGAACAATTAGTTCACATTATCTGTTAACATGATTAAAGGAAAAGTAAAGGACCAAAACTCACCTTATGTTTGATATGTCAAATTTGAAGTTGTTCACTGCCAGATTCCTATACAGTTCCATGCAATgcattaattgtaaaatttttggacAGAGATGCAAGGGCAAGAGACTTCATGAAATTCTCATACAACTGTTATAGTACAATGATAAAAGTAAAGAAACTAGGACCATTGGTTTAGTATGAGCAATAAGCTTGACAAGGTCTGAACTCCAGCACAAAGAGGCAATTctagaaaatgaagatgaacgGAGCATTATCATAGTTTAAGAGACATACATTTGTAATTCTGAATTCACCCACAATGGAAAAGTTCCTGATAGATGATTATGAGATAAATCTCTGCaggaaaaattttgttaagcaCTAGTAAACAAGTTCAAACATGTGAACCAACGTATATATATGttagacaaataaaaaacctGGCTGAGTatattgttttgttcccaGAGAAAGAAGCCAGAAGTCACAGCTGATGCATGCATGGAAGATGATAATCACTGGCCTAAATCTAAAACACTTTCAAATCGAAACATGCAACGTATATTCTCATGGTTTGAATTGCAAGTACTGAGGAGAAAATCAGTGTTTATCTGTGGGTATAAGGGCACATTGAGGAGCAAGCATAGGAATGAATTTCtagaatttttctttcaataaatCAGAAAGCTGAACCAAAGCTTACATTTTTTGAAGGTTTTCACTTTTTTGATCAGGAAGTGTTCCTGACAAACTATTGTTTCCAAGAAACCTGGCCATTGAAAGCAGCGTAAGCAGCATCAGCAATAACAAAACAATGGCCAAAGTCCAAAAGTAAAAATCTTGAATTAATGAAGGAAAGCTTCAAAGAATTTACAAGTATTCAAGAGAATCGATATTGAACAAAGTTGCTGGGATTTGGCCTGTTAAGTTGTTGAAACTCAAGTCCCTGCAAAAtatagataaaaattttgggaaaaatatatatcaaaatgagaaaaggAAAGTCGcactatataatttatttcttaatatcAACTTACAATATCTGTAACATTTGAAGCTCTCCAATTCCAAATGGAATAGTACCAGTGATCAGAGCATTTCTTAGGGACCTATGGAGTAGAAGAACAAAAAACCAACTCATAACTAATAAGAGTCAAAATGAGAAGGCTGCCAAACACAATGAAATATATAGGAAGTATACTTACAAGTCAGTTAAGTTCTTCAAACTCATAACGAAATCAAGAGATGAACTCACGTTATATATATCGCTCATTTGTCTAAACAATCAATTCAAACATCACGGATATGATTCATGCTTCCAAAGAGGGAATGAGAGACCAAGAGATTGTCAGGAAAAGATTTACTCACAAGGATTCTAATGAAGCCAACTTAGACAAACTGGATGGGATAGGACCTTGAAAAGAATTCCCCTGAAATCTCCTACAGCAACATTTTGACAAACATGTTAGGAAAACTATCAGAAGCCAAGCAAAATCTTTAATGCCCTACACAGAACACAGATAATGTATATAGTCAAGGAGTTTTACGAAGCATACAAGGACTTAAGCTTAGTCCAATTGCCAATGAAGTCTGGTATTTTGCCTGTAAAAGGATTATCTGATGCCCACCtgaaatttaacaaattaatcaatttaggCGGCACAATCTTTATGCCGGAGAGAAACAAAATGTCATATGTAAAAAACTTTGCTTACAGAGTTTGCATATTGCGAAGTTTAGCAAATGTGGAGGGAATTTCACCACCGGCCCCACAACTGTCTATGTAACTGTTGAATttatcaattgaaaattactTTGTTTCATAAACCTGCAGCTTtgctaaattgaaaaaaaaaatgataatgatcaaatatgtaaaaagaaagaaagaaatttagaaACTACAGTTGCTCAAGTTTGGCTAAGTTGCCAAGTTCTGGAGGGAGCGCTCCTGAGAAATTGTTGGTACCAAAAGCACTgcaatttgaaattaaaatttttacactgatttaaaagaagaagaagaagaataaaaataaaaatgaaattgttaaaaatgaaattccaATCTTACAGAACAGTTAACTCCTTAAGGTTTCCCAGCTCCCTGGGGACAGGCCCCGAGAAGTCATTGTGGGAAAATGACCTGTACACAAAAATATAACACTCCGTTACACAACACacaaagaataaataatttgcaGCCTAatccaaaaatcaaatcagagAATATTAGAAAAAGCCAATTTCATTACTTACAGAAACATCAATCGAGACAAATTTCCAATAAA contains:
- the LOC102611826 gene encoding uncharacterized protein LOC102611826, with the translated sequence MGMVVVISLPLILFSLLLGFGCYYLGRARGRQDIRTNPQVFGVPAPPPGTGSEATTFTYPSSPAAAAAAAATKFKPDNSANV
- the LOC102612114 gene encoding probable LRR receptor-like serine/threonine-protein kinase At1g56130 isoform X1, with translation MKMNFGVGSLKLLLSSSLVLFDHLFLLICLSNAQNNTTATTDPAEVRALNSILQQWDAPAVPLWNISGNPCSGSALNATDSEFESPNNNPAIVCNCTFDNGATCHITKLRVYGLNKKGVIPEELVTLQYLTVLKIDQNFFTGPLPSFIGNLSRLMFLSFSHNDFSGPVPRELGNLKELTVLAFGTNNFSGALPPELGNLAKLEQLYIDSCGAGGEIPSTFAKLRNMQTLWASDNPFTGKIPDFIGNWTKLKSLRFQGNSFQGPIPSSLSKLASLESLQMSDIYNVSSSLDFVMSLKNLTDLSLRNALITGTIPFGIGELQMLQILDLSFNNLTGQIPATLFNIDSLEYLFLGNNSLSGTLPDQKSENLQKIDLSHNHLSGTFPLWVNSELQMNLAVNNFKFDISNISVFPGLNCLQRNFTCNRNAPQYANFSIKCASPEMRADNIVYEGDNSYLGASAFVVTNTEKWAVSKVGLFNGRENASYVLNTQDQVTGTRTPKLYQTSRISAGSLRYYGLGLVNGPYNVSLLFAETNFPDPSTERWESRGRRVFDIYVQGTLRWKDFDISKEAGGPNRAIIKNFSATVSENHLEIHLFWAGKGTCCIPKQGNYGPAISALSVVSAFKPSVSGLPPSTPGNKNHTGLIVGIAVPLGILGLIVISIMFYLWREKDNDDEEVLVGIGSKPNIFGYAELRSATKDFNRSNKLGEGGYGPVYKGTLSDGRVIAVKQLSIASHQGKNQFVNEIATISAVQHRNLVRLYGCCIEGARRLLVYEYLENKSLDQVLFGDNELHLDWPTRFSICLGTARGLAYLHEESRPRIVHRDVKASNILLDAELCPKISDFGLAKLYDDKKTHISTRVAGTVGYLAPEYAMRGHLTEKADVFSFGVVALEIISGRASSDKSLDMEKIYLLEWAWNLHENNQSFGLVDPTLTEFNDKEALRVIGVALLCTQTSPMMRPPMSRVVAMLAGDIEVGTVVSKPSYLTGWDFKDITASFLNEDTPTPSSSNKRSNSKKKSQRENPVDDHSEGIDALLFPVNVTQLAVIIAEGR
- the LOC102612114 gene encoding probable LRR receptor-like serine/threonine-protein kinase At1g56130 isoform X2, with product MKMNFGVGSLKLLLSSSLLFAHLFLLICLSNAQNNTTATTDPAEVRALNSILQQWDAPAVPLWNISGNPCSGSALNATDSEFESPNNNPAIVCNCTFDNGATCHITKLRVYGLNKKGVIPEELVTLQYLTVLKIDQNFFTGPLPSFIGNLSRLMFLSFSHNDFSGPVPRELGNLKELTVLAFGTNNFSGALPPELGNLAKLEQLYIDSCGAGGEIPSTFAKLRNMQTLWASDNPFTGKIPDFIGNWTKLKSLRFQGNSFQGPIPSSLSKLASLESLQMSDIYNVSSSLDFVMSLKNLTDLSLRNALITGTIPFGIGELQMLQILDLSFNNLTGQIPATLFNIDSLEYLFLGNNSLSGTLPDQKSENLQKIDLSHNHLSGTFPLWVNSELQMNLAVNNFKFDISNISVFPGLNCLQRNFTCNRNAPQYANFSIKCASPEMRADNIVYEGDNSYLGASAFVVTNTEKWAVSKVGLFNGRENASYVLNTQDQVTGTRTPKLYQTSRISAGSLRYYGLGLVNGPYNVSLLFAETNFPDPSTERWESRGRRVFDIYVQGTLRWKDFDISKEAGGPNRAIIKNFSATVSENHLEIHLFWAGKGTCCIPKQGNYGPAISALSVVSAFKPSVSGLPPSTPGNKNHTGLIVGIAVPLGILGLIVISIMFYLWREKDNDDEEVLVGIGSKPNIFGYAELRSATKDFNRSNKLGEGGYGPVYKGTLSDGRVIAVKQLSIASHQGKNQFVNEIATISAVQHRNLVRLYGCCIEGARRLLVYEYLENKSLDQVLFGDNELHLDWPTRFSICLGTARGLAYLHEESRPRIVHRDVKASNILLDAELCPKISDFGLAKLYDDKKTHISTRVAGTVGYLAPEYAMRGHLTEKADVFSFGVVALEIISGRASSDKSLDMEKIYLLEWAWNLHENNQSFGLVDPTLTEFNDKEALRVIGVALLCTQTSPMMRPPMSRVVAMLAGDIEVGTVVSKPSYLTGWDFKDITASFLNEDTPTPSSSNKRSNSKKKSQRENPVDDHSEGIDALLFPVNVTQLAVIIAEGR
- the LOC102612114 gene encoding probable LRR receptor-like serine/threonine-protein kinase At1g56130 isoform X3 encodes the protein MFLSFSHNDFSGPVPRELGNLKELTVLAFGTNNFSGALPPELGNLAKLEQLYIDSCGAGGEIPSTFAKLRNMQTLWASDNPFTGKIPDFIGNWTKLKSLRFQGNSFQGPIPSSLSKLASLESLQMSDIYNVSSSLDFVMSLKNLTDLSLRNALITGTIPFGIGELQMLQILDLSFNNLTGQIPATLFNIDSLEYLFLGNNSLSGTLPDQKSENLQKIDLSHNHLSGTFPLWVNSELQMNLAVNNFKFDISNISVFPGLNCLQRNFTCNRNAPQYANFSIKCASPEMRADNIVYEGDNSYLGASAFVVTNTEKWAVSKVGLFNGRENASYVLNTQDQVTGTRTPKLYQTSRISAGSLRYYGLGLVNGPYNVSLLFAETNFPDPSTERWESRGRRVFDIYVQGTLRWKDFDISKEAGGPNRAIIKNFSATVSENHLEIHLFWAGKGTCCIPKQGNYGPAISALSVVSAFKPSVSGLPPSTPGNKNHTGLIVGIAVPLGILGLIVISIMFYLWREKDNDDEEVLVGIGSKPNIFGYAELRSATKDFNRSNKLGEGGYGPVYKGTLSDGRVIAVKQLSIASHQGKNQFVNEIATISAVQHRNLVRLYGCCIEGARRLLVYEYLENKSLDQVLFGDNELHLDWPTRFSICLGTARGLAYLHEESRPRIVHRDVKASNILLDAELCPKISDFGLAKLYDDKKTHISTRVAGTVGYLAPEYAMRGHLTEKADVFSFGVVALEIISGRASSDKSLDMEKIYLLEWAWNLHENNQSFGLVDPTLTEFNDKEALRVIGVALLCTQTSPMMRPPMSRVVAMLAGDIEVGTVVSKPSYLTGWDFKDITASFLNEDTPTPSSSNKRSNSKKKSQRENPVDDHSEGIDALLFPVNVTQLAVIIAEGR